The Acidobacteriota bacterium genome includes a region encoding these proteins:
- the fsa gene encoding fructose-6-phosphate aldolase, whose amino-acid sequence MKIFLDTANIDEIREGASLGLVDGVTTNPSLLAKEGASLEEAAEEICDLVEGPISLECVSTDAQGMIEEGRKLSRIDPNVVVKVPMIREGVKALRVLAQEGIPVNVTLIFSPSQALLAAKNGAAYVSPFVGRIDDISGDGMQTVAEILTIYDNYAFETEVLVASVRHTRHVVEAARLGADIATIPYKILEQLLKHPLTDIGQEKFLADHRKSNQPVH is encoded by the coding sequence ATGAAGATTTTTCTCGACACTGCCAACATCGACGAAATCCGCGAAGGCGCTTCGCTGGGACTGGTGGACGGCGTGACCACCAATCCCTCCCTGCTGGCCAAGGAGGGCGCAAGCCTGGAAGAAGCAGCCGAAGAGATCTGCGACCTGGTGGAAGGACCCATCAGCCTGGAATGCGTCTCAACCGACGCTCAAGGCATGATCGAGGAAGGCCGCAAGCTTTCCCGCATCGATCCCAACGTGGTGGTCAAGGTCCCCATGATCAGAGAAGGCGTCAAGGCCCTGCGCGTGCTGGCCCAGGAAGGCATTCCCGTCAACGTCACCCTCATCTTCTCGCCCTCCCAGGCCCTGCTGGCCGCCAAGAACGGAGCCGCCTACGTGAGTCCTTTCGTGGGACGCATCGACGACATATCCGGCGACGGAATGCAGACGGTGGCCGAGATCCTCACCATCTACGACAACTACGCCTTCGAGACCGAAGTGCTGGTAGCCTCGGTGCGCCACACGCGGCACGTGGTGGAAGCGGCTCGCCTGGGAGCCGACATCGCCACCATCCCCTACAAGATCCTGGAACAACTGCTCAAGCACCCCCTGACCGATATCGGACAGGAGAAGTTCCTGGCCGACCACCGCAAATCCAACCAGCCGGTACACTAG
- the hslU gene encoding ATP-dependent protease ATPase subunit HslU yields MSTKITAPEIEPVRDLNDMTPREIVAELDKHVVGQRKAKRAVAVALRNRIRRQKLSPELAEEVAPRNIIMIGSTGVGKTEIARRLARLANSPFIKIEASKFTEVGYVGRDVEAIIRDLVDIAVDKVRSEKARQIEDKAEANAEERLLDLLLPPMKKRRETEGRSNKRGRRKGQETSEDSAAAAEIAKVREKEELQRFERTREKLRKRLREGKLDQRMVEIEAFDRVYPPLEIFTGQGWEEMDPSMRDMLPGFFGGRGHIRKMTVDEAYDYLIVEEENKLIDMEQVTREAMEQAEESGIVFLDEIDKVAGRESGHGPEVSREGVQRDILPIVEGTTVSTRYGMVRTDHILFIAAGAFHVSKPSDLIPELQGRFPIRVELDSLGEGDFVRILTEPRNALVTQYVAMMATEGLDMRFSDDAVRAVARYAHQVNQNSEDIGARRLYTIMEALMEEISFEAPEMTRKRMTIDARYVRKQLAEIVRDEDLSRYIL; encoded by the coding sequence ATGTCCACCAAAATAACGGCTCCCGAGATCGAGCCCGTCCGCGATTTGAACGATATGACGCCGCGCGAAATCGTGGCTGAACTGGACAAGCACGTGGTGGGGCAACGAAAGGCCAAAAGGGCCGTGGCGGTCGCCTTGCGCAACCGCATCCGGCGCCAGAAGCTGAGCCCTGAGTTGGCCGAGGAGGTGGCGCCCCGCAACATCATCATGATCGGCTCCACGGGCGTGGGCAAAACCGAGATCGCCCGCCGCCTGGCCCGTCTGGCCAACTCGCCTTTCATCAAGATCGAGGCCAGCAAGTTCACCGAAGTGGGCTACGTCGGACGCGATGTCGAGGCCATCATCCGCGACCTGGTCGACATCGCCGTCGACAAAGTGCGCTCCGAAAAGGCCCGACAGATCGAAGACAAGGCCGAAGCCAACGCCGAGGAGCGGCTGCTCGACCTGCTGCTGCCGCCCATGAAGAAGCGCAGGGAAACAGAGGGCCGGTCAAATAAGCGAGGCAGGCGCAAGGGCCAGGAGACATCCGAAGACTCTGCTGCGGCCGCCGAGATCGCCAAAGTCCGCGAGAAAGAGGAATTGCAGCGCTTCGAGAGGACGCGGGAAAAGCTTCGCAAGCGGCTCCGCGAGGGGAAGCTCGACCAGCGCATGGTCGAGATCGAGGCGTTCGACCGGGTTTATCCGCCTCTGGAGATCTTTACCGGGCAGGGCTGGGAAGAGATGGACCCCAGCATGCGGGACATGCTGCCCGGTTTTTTCGGCGGTCGCGGCCACATCCGCAAGATGACCGTCGATGAGGCCTACGACTACCTGATCGTGGAAGAGGAAAACAAGCTCATCGACATGGAGCAGGTCACTCGCGAAGCCATGGAGCAGGCCGAAGAATCGGGCATCGTCTTCCTGGACGAGATCGACAAGGTGGCCGGACGAGAGAGCGGCCACGGACCCGAGGTGAGCCGGGAGGGCGTGCAGCGCGACATCTTGCCCATCGTGGAAGGCACTACCGTCAGCACGCGTTACGGAATGGTGCGCACCGACCACATACTCTTCATCGCCGCCGGAGCCTTTCATGTCTCCAAGCCTTCCGACCTGATCCCCGAACTGCAGGGGCGCTTCCCCATCCGGGTCGAATTGGACTCCCTGGGCGAAGGAGATTTCGTGCGCATCCTCACCGAGCCCCGCAACGCCCTGGTCACCCAGTACGTGGCCATGATGGCGACCGAGGGTCTGGACATGAGGTTCAGCGACGACGCCGTGCGGGCCGTGGCCCGCTATGCCCACCAGGTCAACCAAAACAGCGAAGACATCGGGGCCCGCCGCCTCTACACCATCATGGAGGCCCTGATGGAGGAAATCTCCTTCGAAGCCCCCGAGATGACGCGCAAGAGAATGACCATCGACGCTCGCTACGTGCGCAAGCAGTTGGCTGAAATCGTTCGGGACGAAGACCTCTCGCGCTATATCCTTTAA
- a CDS encoding threonine synthase — protein MSYVSCLQCSRCQEEFSHRELHNLCRRCSSPLLVRYRLDEAAHDVSKTSLLDRPPDMWRYLEVLPVDHDEDIVSLGEGMTPLLPLRRLGAELGLNKLFMKDEGVNPTGSFKARGLSAAVTMARKLGAGKLCIPTAGNAGGALAAYAARAGIPAFIFMPADTPSANVVEARMTGAHVEHVEGVITDAGAVIARRKDEEGWFDVSTLKEPYRIEGKKTMGYELAEQFNWKLPDVIFYPTGGGTGLIGMWKAFEEMERMGWIDSRRPRMVSVQAEGCAPIVKAFHEGAEEAPAWPNPHTISSGLRVPKAIGDFLMLRALRESNGNAVAVSDEDTYRAVREVGRLEGVFLCPEGAACFVALQRLVEQEWMGTDETVVVFNTGSGTKYVDTFMQFEKEHRPAG, from the coding sequence ATGTCGTACGTAAGCTGCCTGCAATGCTCGCGCTGCCAGGAGGAGTTCTCCCACCGGGAACTTCACAATCTCTGTCGCCGGTGCTCCTCCCCCCTGTTGGTGCGCTATCGACTGGACGAGGCCGCCCATGATGTCAGCAAGACGTCGCTGCTCGACCGTCCGCCCGACATGTGGCGTTACCTCGAAGTCCTGCCTGTCGACCATGACGAAGACATCGTCTCCTTGGGTGAAGGCATGACCCCCCTGCTGCCGCTGCGCCGCTTGGGCGCCGAGCTAGGGCTGAACAAGCTTTTCATGAAGGACGAAGGGGTCAATCCCACCGGATCGTTCAAGGCCCGCGGACTCTCCGCCGCCGTCACCATGGCTCGCAAGCTGGGGGCCGGAAAGCTGTGCATCCCGACGGCCGGAAACGCGGGCGGAGCTCTGGCGGCCTACGCGGCCCGGGCCGGCATCCCGGCCTTCATCTTCATGCCCGCCGACACGCCTTCCGCCAATGTGGTGGAGGCCCGAATGACCGGCGCACATGTGGAACACGTTGAGGGCGTCATCACCGATGCCGGAGCCGTCATCGCCCGGCGCAAGGACGAGGAAGGCTGGTTCGACGTTTCCACCCTCAAAGAGCCCTACCGCATCGAGGGCAAAAAGACCATGGGATACGAGTTGGCCGAGCAGTTCAATTGGAAGCTTCCCGACGTCATCTTCTATCCCACCGGCGGAGGCACCGGTCTGATCGGGATGTGGAAGGCTTTCGAGGAGATGGAACGCATGGGTTGGATCGATTCCCGTCGCCCCCGCATGGTGAGCGTTCAGGCCGAGGGCTGCGCCCCTATTGTCAAGGCCTTCCACGAGGGCGCTGAAGAGGCGCCGGCATGGCCCAACCCTCACACCATTTCCTCCGGACTGCGGGTGCCCAAGGCCATCGGAGACTTTCTGATGCTGCGGGCGCTGCGGGAAAGCAACGGCAACGCAGTGGCCGTTTCCGATGAAGACACCTACCGGGCGGTGCGGGAAGTGGGCCGTCTGGAGGGGGTTTTCCTGTGTCCCGAAGGAGCCGCCTGTTTCGTGGCTCTGCAACGGCTGGTGGAGCAGGAGTGGATGGGCACCGACGAGACGGTTGTGGTCTTCAATACCGGCAGCGGAACGAAATACGTCGACACTTTTATGCAATTCGAGAAGGAACATCGCCCCGCCGGTTGA
- the hslV gene encoding ATP-dependent protease subunit HslV, which produces MLGIRSTTVVVVRRGDQVAMAGDGQVSFGDTVLKRSAVKIRRLRNGTVLTGFAGATADAFSLLTRFETKLDEFNGNLQRASVELAKEWRTDKVLRQLEALMLVADRKHSFLLSGDGDVVEPDDGVLAIGSGGPYATAAARALMRHTRKKAETIAREALSIAAEICVFSNSNITVEVL; this is translated from the coding sequence ATGCTAGGAATACGATCCACCACGGTGGTGGTCGTCAGGCGGGGTGATCAGGTGGCCATGGCCGGGGACGGCCAGGTCAGCTTCGGCGACACCGTCCTCAAGCGCTCGGCGGTCAAAATCCGCCGTCTGCGCAACGGCACCGTTTTGACCGGGTTCGCGGGGGCGACCGCGGACGCCTTCTCCCTCCTGACACGATTCGAGACCAAGTTGGACGAGTTCAACGGCAACTTGCAGAGAGCCTCGGTGGAACTGGCCAAGGAGTGGCGCACCGACAAGGTCCTGCGCCAGTTGGAGGCGCTCATGCTGGTTGCCGACCGCAAGCATTCTTTCTTGCTCTCAGGCGACGGCGACGTGGTGGAGCCGGACGACGGCGTGTTGGCCATCGGATCGGGGGGACCATACGCAACAGCGGCGGCCCGAGCCCTGATGCGTCATACCCGCAAGAAGGCCGAAACCATCGCCCGCGAAGCCCTGAGCATCGCTGCTGAAATCTGCGTTTTCAGCAACTCCAACATTACCGTCGAAGTCCTCTGA
- the ligA gene encoding NAD-dependent DNA ligase LigA, whose translation MGDKKHSDAQAKREIDDLRYKIERHNYRYYVLNDPEISDLEFDKLFRRLQELEEQYPQFDSPQSPTKRVGGEPQEGFSKVEHRVPMLSLGNAFDARELEDFHRRVCKGLERDDVEYVSELKIDGVAVSLSYEQGRLAYGATRGNGQVGEDITANLRTIKTIPLRLREEDLAAPSLVEVRGEVYLPLSAFEEINRRRAEEEQNLFANPRNMAAGSLRQLDPRITASRPLAFFPYSVGYSQGIEFETQWEVLSDFGKWGFNVNPNIALQTGIEEVVDYYRRWLEKRNSLDYEIDGIVVKVNRLDFQDQLGKVSREPRWAIAGKFPGQEATTKLLKIEINVGRTGTLNPYALLEPVQVGGVTIRQATLHNEEDIRRKDIREGDTVIIKRAGDVIPQVVKPVEGKRSGQEKEFSYPTHCPACGSEVVREGPMAYCTNRQCPAQRLESLKHFVSRGAMDIRGLGGKTIEKFVQEGLVKSPADLYRLKDKDEQILALEGFKDKSVENLLQSLEQSKQRPFFRVLFALGIRHVGETVAEQLAQSFGDLDSLMGASQEEIEEVEGIGPEIAKSVHSYFQVEENRQLVEELRRAGLSMEAEKLQRGNALEGMKFVLTGTLPTLTRKEAGDLIKKHGGKVTSSVSSKTDYLLAGADPGSKYDKARQLEIAILSEDDLRALLD comes from the coding sequence GTGGGCGACAAAAAGCACAGCGACGCGCAGGCCAAAAGAGAAATCGACGACCTTCGTTACAAGATCGAACGCCACAACTACCGCTATTACGTCCTCAACGATCCCGAGATCTCGGACCTGGAGTTCGATAAGCTGTTTCGCCGTTTGCAGGAGCTTGAAGAGCAGTATCCTCAGTTCGACTCTCCCCAGTCGCCGACCAAGCGCGTGGGAGGCGAACCCCAGGAAGGCTTCAGCAAGGTCGAACATCGGGTGCCCATGCTGTCCTTGGGCAACGCTTTCGACGCCCGCGAACTGGAGGACTTCCATCGCCGCGTGTGCAAGGGACTGGAGCGCGACGACGTCGAATACGTGAGCGAGTTGAAGATCGACGGGGTGGCGGTCTCTCTCAGCTATGAGCAGGGCCGGCTGGCCTACGGGGCCACGCGGGGAAACGGCCAGGTGGGCGAAGACATCACCGCCAACCTGCGCACCATCAAGACCATTCCCCTGCGCCTCAGGGAGGAGGATCTGGCGGCGCCCTCGCTGGTGGAAGTTCGGGGCGAAGTGTACTTGCCGCTTTCAGCTTTCGAAGAGATCAACCGCAGGCGGGCCGAAGAGGAACAGAACCTCTTCGCCAATCCCCGCAACATGGCGGCTGGTTCGCTGCGTCAACTCGATCCCAGGATTACGGCTTCGCGGCCCTTGGCCTTCTTCCCCTACTCGGTGGGCTACAGTCAGGGCATCGAGTTCGAGACCCAGTGGGAAGTTCTCAGCGACTTCGGAAAGTGGGGATTCAACGTCAATCCCAACATCGCCCTGCAGACAGGCATCGAGGAGGTGGTCGATTACTACCGGCGGTGGCTGGAGAAACGCAATTCGCTCGACTACGAAATCGACGGCATCGTCGTCAAGGTCAACCGCCTGGACTTCCAGGACCAGCTCGGCAAGGTCTCGCGCGAGCCCCGCTGGGCCATCGCCGGCAAGTTCCCGGGACAGGAGGCCACCACCAAGCTGCTCAAGATCGAGATCAACGTGGGACGCACCGGCACCCTCAACCCCTATGCGCTGCTTGAACCTGTTCAGGTGGGCGGCGTAACCATCCGCCAAGCCACCCTGCATAACGAAGAGGACATCCGCCGCAAAGACATCAGGGAAGGCGACACCGTCATCATCAAGCGGGCGGGAGACGTCATCCCCCAGGTGGTCAAGCCGGTTGAAGGCAAACGCAGCGGCCAGGAAAAAGAGTTTTCCTATCCCACTCATTGTCCGGCCTGCGGGTCTGAGGTGGTGCGCGAAGGCCCCATGGCCTATTGCACCAACCGGCAGTGTCCGGCCCAACGGCTGGAATCGCTTAAGCACTTCGTCAGCCGGGGAGCCATGGACATCCGCGGCCTGGGCGGGAAGACTATCGAGAAGTTTGTTCAGGAAGGCCTGGTCAAGTCCCCTGCCGATCTCTACCGGCTGAAGGACAAAGATGAGCAGATCCTGGCTCTGGAGGGCTTTAAGGACAAGTCGGTGGAGAACCTCCTGCAGAGCCTGGAGCAGAGCAAGCAGCGCCCTTTCTTTCGCGTCCTCTTTGCCTTGGGAATACGGCATGTGGGGGAGACCGTGGCCGAGCAACTGGCCCAGTCCTTCGGAGACCTGGACAGTTTGATGGGGGCCTCCCAGGAAGAGATCGAAGAGGTGGAGGGCATCGGCCCCGAGATCGCCAAGAGCGTCCACAGCTACTTTCAGGTGGAGGAGAACCGCCAACTGGTCGAAGAGCTGCGCCGCGCCGGACTGAGCATGGAGGCCGAAAAGCTGCAGCGGGGCAACGCGCTGGAAGGCATGAAGTTCGTTCTCACAGGGACCCTCCCCACCTTGACCCGCAAAGAAGCCGGCGACCTCATCAAAAAGCACGGAGGCAAGGTCACCTCTTCAGTGTCTTCCAAGACCGACTACCTGCTGGCGGGGGCAGACCCCGGCTCCAAGTACGATAAAGCCCGCCAACTCGAGATCGCCATCCTCTCCGAAGATGACCTGCGCGCCCTGCTGGACTAG
- the purD gene encoding phosphoribosylamine--glycine ligase, with protein sequence MKVLVVGSGGREHTLAWKLSQSPRLSKLYCAPGNPGTAGVAENVSLQADDLEGLLEFAEQQRIDLTVVGPEAPLVEGIADRFRDAGLDVAGPGAAAAELEGSKAFAKDFMQRHGIPTARYRLFQEAEAAAQAVRSGEFGFPLVVKASGLAAGKGVIICAGRDEALEAVEFIMRQRAFGAAGDQVVIEEFLAGEEASFMVFTDGRHLLPMVPSQDHKAAYDHDKGPNTGGMGAYSEDGILGDELKERVMETVMKPAVLGMAMEGRTFQGVLYAGLMLTPTGPKVLEFNVRFGDPETQAVLPRLKSDLLEIYQAVAQGDLSGLTLEWDRKACVCVVLAAKGYPGSYPKGMKISGLDMAAESRHTLVFHAGTRRNQDGDVVSSGGRVLGVTALGHDLESAILRAYEGVNKIRFENMYCRRDIGAKGLSRHQ encoded by the coding sequence GTGAAGGTATTGGTGGTGGGATCGGGAGGACGCGAACATACGCTGGCTTGGAAGCTGTCGCAGAGTCCGCGCTTGAGCAAGCTCTACTGCGCGCCAGGTAATCCCGGGACGGCGGGCGTGGCTGAGAACGTCTCCCTCCAGGCCGACGACTTGGAAGGCCTGCTGGAGTTTGCCGAGCAGCAGCGCATCGACCTCACCGTGGTCGGGCCCGAGGCCCCGCTGGTCGAGGGCATCGCCGACCGCTTCCGCGACGCCGGCCTGGATGTTGCCGGCCCCGGCGCGGCGGCCGCCGAGTTGGAAGGCAGCAAAGCCTTCGCCAAGGACTTCATGCAACGCCACGGAATTCCGACCGCCCGCTATCGGCTCTTCCAAGAGGCCGAAGCGGCCGCTCAAGCCGTCCGCTCGGGGGAATTCGGGTTTCCCCTGGTGGTCAAGGCCAGCGGACTCGCCGCCGGCAAGGGCGTCATTATTTGTGCCGGCCGGGACGAAGCCTTGGAGGCCGTAGAGTTCATCATGCGCCAAAGGGCTTTCGGGGCCGCCGGCGACCAGGTCGTCATCGAAGAGTTCCTGGCCGGGGAGGAGGCCTCTTTCATGGTCTTTACCGACGGCCGCCATCTGCTGCCCATGGTGCCTTCGCAGGACCATAAAGCCGCCTATGATCATGACAAGGGTCCCAACACCGGCGGCATGGGAGCTTACTCCGAGGACGGCATTCTCGGCGATGAACTGAAAGAGCGGGTTATGGAAACCGTTATGAAACCCGCTGTGTTGGGCATGGCCATGGAGGGACGCACCTTCCAGGGAGTCCTCTACGCCGGACTGATGCTGACGCCCACGGGACCCAAGGTGCTTGAGTTCAACGTACGCTTCGGCGACCCTGAGACCCAGGCCGTGCTGCCCCGCCTCAAGAGCGACCTGCTGGAAATCTACCAGGCCGTTGCCCAGGGTGACCTCTCGGGCCTCACGCTGGAATGGGACCGGAAAGCCTGCGTATGCGTGGTGCTGGCCGCCAAGGGATATCCCGGAAGCTACCCCAAGGGAATGAAGATCAGCGGACTGGATATGGCCGCCGAGAGTCGCCATACCCTGGTCTTCCACGCCGGCACAAGACGCAACCAGGACGGAGACGTCGTCAGCAGCGGCGGACGCGTGTTGGGAGTCACGGCTCTGGGCCATGACCTGGAATCGGCTATCCTGCGGGCCTACGAAGGCGTCAACAAGATCCGCTTCGAGAACATGTACTGCCGTCGCGATATCGGCGCCAAGGGACTGTCCCGCCACCAATGA
- a CDS encoding metal-dependent transcriptional regulator gives MTDPLTALFTAASLALLAAFLFWPGKGLYFRLRDSQEARRRIRIEDVLKHIQKYENQGLKATLESVAGAAQISLDEAGEVLSEMKEQGLLAVQGGDYGLTRRGRQIALHVIRTHRLWERYLADRTGYQEAEWHQRAEVEEHRLSRQQTDRLFRQLGNPTHDPHGDPIPSAEGPMVSHGGRPLTAIESERPVRIVHLEDEPATVYAQLVAEGLHPGMTVRLLDRDDRRIRFRADGEEHVLAPILAENISVVAAPQDESAQPEEASGRLSELQPGQRARVVSVSPSCRGLERRRFMDLGILPGTLIEVERRSPSGDPTAYRVRGATIALRRHQAGYIHVGQVEEPQAQKEAS, from the coding sequence ATGACCGATCCACTGACGGCACTGTTTACTGCGGCTTCGCTGGCGCTATTGGCCGCTTTTCTGTTCTGGCCCGGCAAAGGGCTCTACTTCCGCCTGCGCGACTCGCAGGAGGCGCGTCGCCGCATCCGCATCGAGGACGTCCTCAAGCACATCCAAAAGTACGAGAATCAAGGTCTCAAGGCCACCCTGGAGAGCGTGGCGGGAGCGGCCCAGATTTCTCTCGACGAGGCCGGAGAGGTCTTGAGCGAAATGAAGGAGCAGGGCCTTTTGGCCGTGCAGGGAGGCGACTACGGCCTGACCCGCCGAGGACGCCAGATCGCCCTTCACGTCATCCGCACTCACCGTCTTTGGGAGCGCTATTTGGCGGACAGGACGGGCTATCAAGAGGCCGAGTGGCATCAGAGGGCCGAGGTCGAAGAGCATCGCCTTTCACGCCAGCAGACCGACCGCCTCTTCAGGCAATTGGGCAACCCTACTCACGACCCCCACGGCGATCCCATTCCCAGCGCCGAAGGTCCCATGGTGTCGCATGGCGGACGTCCGCTGACGGCAATCGAGAGCGAGCGGCCGGTGCGCATCGTCCACCTCGAGGACGAGCCGGCCACCGTCTATGCCCAACTGGTGGCCGAAGGGCTTCATCCGGGCATGACCGTGCGGTTGCTGGACCGCGACGACCGGCGCATCCGTTTTCGCGCCGACGGCGAAGAGCACGTATTGGCTCCCATTCTGGCCGAGAACATCTCGGTGGTGGCGGCGCCTCAGGACGAGTCGGCCCAGCCGGAAGAGGCCAGCGGACGGCTGAGCGAACTCCAACCGGGCCAACGGGCCCGCGTGGTCAGCGTATCGCCCTCTTGCCGCGGGTTGGAGAGGCGCCGTTTCATGGACTTGGGCATTCTGCCCGGCACCCTGATTGAAGTCGAGCGCCGCAGCCCCTCCGGCGACCCCACGGCCTACCGGGTACGCGGAGCGACCATTGCGCTGCGCCGCCACCAAGCCGGCTACATTCATGTGGGGCAAGTCGAAGAGCCGCAGGCCCAGAAGGAGGCGTCATGA
- a CDS encoding acyl-CoA carboxylase subunit beta, with translation MSREEKLAELRRRHQEAELGGGKERIEKQHAGGKLTARERIDFLLDEGSFEELDKFVVHRCSDFGTDKRKIPGDGVITGYGKIEGRLVYVFAQDFTVFGGSLSETYAAKICKIMDLAMKMGAPVIGLNDSGGARIQEGVVSLAGYADIFLRNTLASGVVPQISAIMGPCAGGAVYSPAITDFIFMVRKRSYMFITGPDVIKTVTHEEVTKSELGGASTHSETSGVAHFATADDRECLAMIRELYSFLPSNNMEDPPFRESEDPPDRGDLALNKLIPDDPNKPYDIKDLIGGVLDDGYFFEVQAGYAANLVVGFGRLGGRPVGIVANQPAVLAGTLDIASSLKGARFVRFCDAFNIPLITFEDVPGFLPGVAQEHGGIIKHGAKLLYAFAEATVPKLTVITRKAYGGAYCVMASKHVRADINYAFPTAEIAVMGPEGAVGILFRKTVQEADDPKAKAKQLADDYREKFANPYVAAERGYIDEVIEPAQTRPKLIQALEMASSKRDNNPPKKHGNIPL, from the coding sequence ATGAGCCGAGAAGAGAAGCTTGCGGAACTGCGTAGACGCCATCAGGAAGCCGAATTGGGAGGCGGTAAGGAGCGCATCGAGAAACAGCATGCCGGGGGCAAGCTGACCGCTCGCGAACGCATCGACTTTCTGCTCGATGAAGGCAGCTTCGAGGAGCTCGACAAGTTCGTGGTCCACCGCTGCTCCGACTTCGGCACCGACAAGCGCAAGATTCCGGGCGACGGGGTCATCACCGGCTACGGAAAGATCGAGGGCCGGCTGGTTTACGTTTTCGCTCAGGATTTCACCGTCTTCGGAGGCAGCCTGTCCGAGACCTACGCTGCCAAGATCTGCAAGATCATGGACCTGGCCATGAAGATGGGCGCGCCGGTGATCGGACTCAACGACAGCGGAGGAGCGCGCATTCAAGAAGGCGTCGTCAGCCTGGCCGGCTATGCCGACATTTTCTTGCGCAATACCCTGGCCAGCGGAGTGGTGCCCCAAATCTCGGCTATCATGGGCCCCTGCGCCGGAGGCGCGGTCTATTCTCCCGCCATCACCGACTTCATTTTCATGGTGCGCAAGCGCTCCTATATGTTCATCACCGGGCCCGACGTGATCAAGACGGTCACCCATGAAGAGGTCACCAAGAGCGAATTGGGAGGGGCCTCGACCCATTCCGAAACCAGCGGTGTGGCCCACTTCGCCACTGCCGACGACCGCGAATGCCTGGCCATGATCCGGGAGCTGTATTCCTTCCTGCCCTCCAACAACATGGAGGATCCGCCCTTCCGAGAGAGCGAAGACCCGCCCGATCGCGGCGACCTGGCTCTCAACAAGCTCATCCCCGACGATCCCAACAAGCCCTACGACATCAAAGACCTGATCGGGGGTGTGCTGGACGACGGCTACTTCTTCGAGGTGCAGGCGGGTTACGCCGCCAATCTCGTGGTGGGATTCGGGCGTCTGGGCGGCCGCCCCGTGGGCATCGTGGCCAACCAGCCGGCGGTGCTGGCCGGGACCTTGGACATCGCCTCCTCCCTCAAGGGGGCCCGCTTCGTGCGTTTCTGCGATGCTTTCAACATACCGCTGATCACCTTCGAAGACGTTCCGGGGTTTCTTCCCGGAGTCGCCCAGGAGCACGGAGGCATCATCAAACACGGGGCCAAGCTGCTTTACGCCTTCGCCGAGGCCACGGTTCCCAAGCTGACCGTCATCACCCGCAAAGCCTATGGCGGAGCCTACTGCGTGATGGCTTCAAAGCACGTGCGGGCCGATATCAACTACGCTTTCCCGACCGCCGAAATCGCCGTCATGGGGCCTGAAGGGGCCGTGGGCATCCTCTTCCGCAAGACGGTGCAGGAGGCTGACGACCCCAAGGCCAAAGCCAAGCAACTGGCCGACGACTACCGGGAAAAGTTCGCCAACCCTTACGTGGCCGCCGAGAGAGGCTACATCGATGAAGTGATCGAACCGGCCCAGACGCGGCCCAAGCTGATTCAGGCCCTGGAGATGGCATCCTCCAAGCGCGACAACAATCCGCCCAAGAAGCACGGCAACATCCCCCTTTGA